From a single Brassica rapa cultivar Chiifu-401-42 chromosome A01, CAAS_Brap_v3.01, whole genome shotgun sequence genomic region:
- the LOC103871913 gene encoding uncharacterized protein LOC103871913 — translation MKIQPTETDFPASRDSAKPVLKSRLKRLLDRPFTNVLRSSNSDKPLIEAQHGREVVSEFEPSSVVLAKMVQNYMEDSNERQAKNGRNRCNCFNGNNDDSSDDEFDLFGCSVESFNDAYDHFKSLIPCASLMERNLSADAAKILEKNKSVKRKDDLRKLVVDGLSALGYDSSICKSKWDKTRSIPAGEYEYIDVIVNGERVLIDVDFRSEFEIARQTNAYKALLQSLPFVFVGKSDRISQIVSMVSEAARQSLKKKGMHFPPWRKADYMRAKWLSSYTRNSGDNVPEPMVSSAVVAETGIDCSEIELSFEEKFLASVNSSSSPLKSVAGNDDVAEAVEREAKVVTGLASLFKENP, via the exons ATGAAGATCCAACCGACTGAAACAGATTTTCCGGCGAGTAGAGACTCAGCTAAACCAGTGCTCAAGTCTCGCCTCAAGCGTCTCTTAGATCGACCGTTTACAAATGTTCTGAGAAGCTCAAACTCAGATAAACCACTCATCGAAGCTCAACACGGCCGAGAGGTCGTCTCCGAGTTCGAGCCGAGCTCCGTCGTTTTAGCGAAGATGGTTCAGAACTACATGGAGGATAGCAACGAGAGGCAAGCTAAAAACGGACGCAATCGCTGCAATTGTTTCAACGGGAACAACGACGATAGCTCCGACGATGAATTCGATTTGTTCGGTTGCTCCGTCGAGTCTTTCAACGACGCTTATGACCATTTCAAG AGCTTGATACCATGCGCGAGCCTCATGGAGAGGAATCTATCAGCTGATGCGGCGAAGATTCTGGAGAAGAACAAATCAGTCAAACGAAAAGATGATCTGAGGAAGCTTGTCGTTGATGGACTCTCAGCTCTTGGTTATGATTCCTCAATCTGTAAATCGAAATGGGATAAAACTCGCTCTATACCGGCCG GCGAGTACGAGTACATCGACGTGATTGTAAACGGTGAAAGGGTGTTGATAGATGTGGATTTTCGATCGGAGTTCGAGATCGCACGGCAAACGAATGCTTATAAGGCGTTGCTTCAGTCTCTACCGTTCGTTTTCGTCGGGAAGTCTGACCGGATCAGTCAGATCGTTTCGATGGTTTCGGAGGCGGCGAGGCAGAGCTTGAAGAAGAAAGGTATGCATTTTCCACCGTGGAGGAAAGCTGATTACATGCGAGCTAAGTGGCTGTCTTCGTACACGCGGAACTCCGGCGATAACGTCCCGGAGCCGATGGTTTCGTCCGCCGTCGTGGCTGAAACGGGGATAGATTGTTCGGAGATTGAGCTGAGTTTCGAGGAGAAATTTTTGGCGTCGGTGaattcttcttcctctcctctTAAGTCGGTTGCCGGAAATGATGACGTGGCAGAGGCGGTGGAGAGAGAAGCCAAGGTCGTCACGGGATTAGCTTCACTGTTCAAGGAGAATCCCTAG